Proteins co-encoded in one Sediminispirochaeta bajacaliforniensis DSM 16054 genomic window:
- a CDS encoding ribonucleoside triphosphate reductase — MTSLQSEWAKIRSSSEIHDGGHAGEQKAPVRWIVRRDGGLVPYDRERILSAVARAIEATGRGEEGSLAEGLTLAVEEKLRSGFAARHPNSAPAVEEIQDIVETTLIEAGEAAVAKAYILYRARHEAIRDTKKLLLDIDLTMDGYLSQSDWRVNENANVNYSLGGLILHNSGTITANYWLKNVYPAEIAEAHRNADFHIHDLSMFSGYCAGWSLRELIIKGLGGVAGKISSKPARHLSTLVQQMVNFLGVMQNEWAGAQAFSSFDTYLAPFVKIEKLEEEQVRQSIQSFLFGVNTPSRWGSQAPFTNITLDWTVPRDLAERKAIVGGEEQEFTYGDCQKEMDLINKVFIELMLKGDAEGRGFQYPIPTYNITEEFQWDGENARLLFEMTGKYGTPYFQNFISSDLDPGDVRSMCCRLQLDKRELRKRGGGLFGSDELTGSIGVVTINLPRIGYLSAGKQEFFRRLDHLMELAAESLIIKRKVIARLYDAGLFPYTREYLSGLSNHFSTIGICGMNEALLNFLGKDITSEEGRSFALEILSHMREKLADFQERTGDLFNLEATPAESTSYRLALHDRNHYPDIITSGEDEPFYTNSSQLPVNFTSDIFDALDHQEALQSLYTGGTVFHGFVGEAIDDWKSCRALVRAMAEGYRIPYYTISPTYSVCPDHGYLSGEHFTCPRCGKVAEVYTRIVGYYRSVANWNKGKREEYGKRKLFEVKESLDTNNEKKNSTEEVEKTAEATEHVKEENGKAAVRWLGFFRKACPSCPPVKEAAATLPFPGEAVDVDKEDGLALAADHQVYSTPTVILFDETGKVVARAGSRAELEAVM, encoded by the coding sequence GTGACAAGTTTGCAGAGTGAGTGGGCAAAAATACGCAGCAGCAGCGAAATTCACGACGGGGGACACGCAGGAGAGCAAAAAGCACCGGTCAGGTGGATCGTCAGAAGAGACGGGGGCCTTGTTCCGTATGACAGGGAACGGATTCTATCGGCCGTTGCACGGGCAATAGAGGCCACAGGAAGGGGCGAAGAGGGATCGCTTGCCGAAGGTCTCACCCTCGCGGTGGAAGAGAAGCTTCGCAGCGGTTTTGCAGCCCGCCACCCGAACTCAGCCCCGGCGGTTGAAGAGATCCAGGACATCGTGGAAACAACCCTTATCGAGGCAGGAGAAGCCGCCGTCGCCAAGGCCTACATACTTTACCGGGCCCGACACGAGGCAATACGCGATACAAAGAAACTGCTTCTCGACATCGATCTTACCATGGACGGTTACCTCTCTCAGAGCGACTGGCGGGTAAATGAAAACGCAAATGTCAATTACTCTCTCGGGGGCCTGATTCTCCATAATTCGGGTACAATCACGGCAAACTACTGGCTCAAAAATGTCTATCCGGCCGAAATTGCCGAGGCCCATCGCAATGCCGACTTCCACATCCACGACCTTTCGATGTTCAGCGGCTACTGTGCAGGATGGTCGCTCCGGGAATTGATCATCAAAGGGCTCGGCGGCGTTGCCGGGAAAATATCCAGCAAACCGGCCCGCCATCTTTCGACCCTGGTGCAGCAGATGGTCAACTTTCTCGGGGTCATGCAGAACGAATGGGCAGGGGCCCAGGCTTTCTCGAGCTTCGATACCTACCTTGCCCCCTTTGTGAAAATCGAAAAGCTGGAAGAGGAGCAGGTCCGCCAGTCCATTCAGAGTTTCCTCTTCGGCGTCAACACCCCCAGCAGATGGGGAAGCCAGGCACCCTTTACCAATATCACCCTCGACTGGACCGTCCCCCGGGATCTTGCAGAACGGAAAGCGATTGTGGGAGGAGAAGAACAGGAGTTCACCTACGGCGATTGCCAGAAAGAGATGGATCTTATCAATAAGGTTTTTATCGAGCTGATGCTGAAGGGGGATGCAGAGGGGCGGGGATTTCAGTACCCCATTCCAACCTACAATATCACCGAGGAGTTCCAGTGGGACGGTGAAAATGCCCGCCTGCTCTTTGAGATGACGGGCAAATACGGAACACCCTATTTCCAGAATTTCATCTCAAGCGATCTTGATCCGGGCGACGTCAGGTCGATGTGCTGCCGCCTGCAGCTCGACAAACGGGAACTAAGAAAACGCGGCGGCGGACTCTTCGGATCGGATGAGCTGACAGGTTCCATAGGGGTCGTGACCATCAATCTCCCGAGGATCGGGTATCTCTCGGCAGGGAAGCAGGAGTTTTTTCGACGACTCGATCATCTTATGGAATTGGCAGCCGAGAGTCTGATCATTAAGCGGAAGGTGATTGCACGCCTCTACGATGCGGGGCTTTTTCCCTATACGAGAGAGTATCTCTCCGGTCTTTCAAACCACTTTTCCACCATCGGTATCTGCGGCATGAACGAGGCGCTGCTCAACTTCCTCGGTAAGGATATCACCAGCGAAGAGGGACGCTCTTTTGCCCTGGAAATACTCTCCCATATGCGGGAAAAGCTTGCCGATTTCCAGGAACGGACCGGTGATCTCTTCAACCTGGAGGCGACACCGGCCGAGAGCACCAGTTATCGCCTGGCCCTTCACGACCGCAACCACTATCCGGATATCATCACTTCGGGGGAGGACGAGCCTTTCTATACCAATTCGAGTCAGCTTCCAGTCAACTTCACCAGCGATATCTTCGATGCACTCGATCACCAGGAAGCGCTCCAGAGTCTCTACACCGGAGGAACCGTATTCCACGGATTCGTGGGAGAGGCGATCGACGACTGGAAAAGCTGCAGGGCCCTGGTCCGCGCCATGGCGGAAGGGTACCGCATTCCCTACTATACCATCAGCCCGACCTATTCCGTCTGCCCAGATCACGGCTATCTCTCTGGAGAGCATTTCACCTGTCCCCGCTGCGGGAAGGTGGCCGAGGTCTACACCAGGATCGTCGGCTACTACCGTTCCGTTGCGAACTGGAACAAGGGCAAGAGGGAGGAATACGGAAAGCGCAAGCTCTTCGAAGTAAAGGAAAGCCTCGACACGAACAACGAGAAAAAGAACTCGACCGAAGAGGTCGAAAAAACGGCGGAAGCCACGGAGCATGTGAAAGAAGAAAACGGAAAAGCAGCAGTCAGGTGGCTCGGCTTTTTCAGAAAGGCGTGTCCCTCCTGCCCGCCGGTAAAGGAAGCGGCAGCTACCCTCCCCTTCCCGGGCGAGGCCGTGGATGTGGATAAGGAAGATGGACTCGCCCTCGCAGCCGATCATCAGGTCTACAGCACCCCTACGGTCATCCTTTTCGACGAAACGGGAAAAGTCGTGGCGAGGGCTGGCAGCAGAGCCGAGCTGGAGGCGGTAATGTAG
- a CDS encoding anaerobic ribonucleoside-triphosphate reductase activating protein, whose amino-acid sequence MERYALLKTSLIDFPGRVAAVIFTAGCNLRCPYCHNAALVMGQISQEEGKSIPEIEAFLRKRAPLLGGACISGGEPLLSPGLFDLAAMLTSVNLDWKLDTNGTLPKRLGKLLDRFSDHPPAFVALDLKSSFGGYTRLLGYKTKDGSAAEEVKKAIFTSIGELARHAVPWEARTTVDPAVVTPEDLSALAKSLAQEVEAGRIETPTRWSLQAFRPGSCLDPDWNNRPATGKEEMQRYADVLKAAGLSTEIIIRG is encoded by the coding sequence ATGGAGCGTTACGCCCTTTTAAAGACCAGTCTGATCGATTTCCCGGGCAGGGTTGCGGCGGTGATTTTTACCGCCGGCTGTAACCTCCGCTGCCCCTATTGTCACAATGCCGCTCTTGTCATGGGTCAGATATCCCAGGAGGAGGGAAAAAGCATTCCGGAAATTGAGGCCTTTCTTCGAAAAAGGGCCCCCCTTCTCGGGGGGGCCTGCATCAGCGGAGGAGAGCCTCTGTTATCGCCCGGGCTCTTTGATCTTGCAGCCATGCTGACATCGGTAAACCTCGACTGGAAGCTGGATACAAACGGCACACTTCCCAAACGACTGGGGAAGCTCCTGGACCGATTTTCCGATCATCCCCCGGCTTTTGTCGCCCTAGATTTGAAAAGCTCCTTCGGGGGCTATACAAGGCTGCTTGGATACAAAACCAAGGACGGGTCGGCTGCAGAAGAGGTAAAAAAAGCGATCTTTACAAGTATAGGAGAACTTGCCAGACACGCGGTACCCTGGGAGGCAAGGACCACCGTCGATCCTGCCGTCGTCACCCCAGAGGATCTTTCGGCCCTTGCAAAGTCGCTTGCTCAGGAGGTTGAAGCGGGAAGGATCGAGACACCGACCAGATGGTCGCTCCAGGCTTTCAGACCGGGCAGCTGCCTTGATCCCGACTGGAATAATAGACCGGCCACAGGGAAAGAGGAGATGCAGAGATATGCCGATGTCCTGAAAGCAGCAGGCCTTTCGACGGAAATCATCATACGGGGATGA